The Euwallacea fornicatus isolate EFF26 chromosome 5, ASM4011564v1, whole genome shotgun sequence genome includes the window CTGGCGGTTTGACTGTTTTATCGTATCTTACTTCCGTAAGTTCTATTTTGCCAGTACTCGATAGAATGcatatatttcatttatattacAGGTGAGTGCCCAGGACAACAAGCACTATGATAAACTCGAGGAAGGCCTTCATCAGGTTCAAAACATATTCTCTAACAGTACCATTTATAACGTTGGAACTCTGAATGATTTAATCGCAAAAAACCGTCACCGCTATTACACTTACGAAGGATCTCTGACTACGCCCCCATGCTCAGAGGCCGTTACTTGGATTGAATTTGAAGATACCATTCCTTTATCTGCAGAGCAGGCAAGCACCgctatttaaatcaatttgtcGTTGCGGTTTTTactcataaatttaaattttagataagCGCTTTTCGTCTTTTAAGCACGAAAACTGGACGACTGACGCACAATTACAGGCCCACGCAGCCTCTTAAtggaagaataattttttataacaatacCAGTGGTTTTAAAGGAAATGTGCTCTCCGTCAGCATAGCTctatttgtgatttttataTACTATAGcgtgttttaattattattgtctaATTAAGTGATAATTAGTCAAATGTGTGTAATTATTGCGATTGACCTCGGTAAAAATGTGATAATGAATATTTGTAAGCGTTTGTATTTTAGTagaataaagttttatatttaaattgtctgagtaattaattattatattaaagtCCTTAATATGATTTGATTTACATAAGAATTCAAGATACGTGGTTATGAAATTAATGCGATAATTAGAAATTCTTTTAGTGAATTGGTAATAATTAAAGTAACTTTTGGAatccatataaaaataaaataaggaaaatctaGCCTATAAGTTACccataaattaattatggGTTCAGAGTTATTCTCAGTCATAAGTTTTAAACGCGTTTTTCTTGAGCAACCCGTTATAAATTATCTAGAATCACGAAATACTTAAATGatgactttttattaaattcatcaaatgtaaaaaatacgtATATTATAAACGTTTAATGGCATCACATCACGCATTATAATCAGTTTAACtcgttaaacaaaaaatgaccaacagactttttattttaaaaatatttttaaacagcctttatgaaaacaaatatttcatacGCATTCTTACCTTTTATGTTGCCCTTACATAATCCATACTTTGTTCTAAACATAAGAACAATTACATTTAGATATGCATCAacacaaattaattcaaagGCTAAGGattgacaattttttagatGTCTATATATAAATTGCGAAGCAACTGCGTTTCCTTAATTATACAAGAGGATTTTCCTAGTTATGTTTTGTTTGGGTAACCGCTACAAATCTATGAAAACGCAACCATTATTTGGAACCAATTTTTCATTGCACTTaacattattttgattatttctgGTTAAGGAATTCAGTACTAAATTGATATGAAATCTAACGTTTCTGGGGATGAGTACAGTGGTCCCTGATGTAgcgttttcttttaaaacataaTGGTACAATTTTTGGAGAATTAAATCGTAGTAAAGACTGTTGGTTGCCTCGGAGAAGACGTGTTGTTCTGGAATTTGACCTTCTAGTAATCCTTCCTATATTCTATGTCCCCTACTACTGTATCCTAATAAACATTGCCACACTTCCATGTATACCTTCCTCTAGACAATAACCCGACATAAATTTGGAATTACTTACCCAATGCAATATTAACATTGCAATAATTACCAACtatcatttattaattaattggtACATCCAAAAGATGCATCTCAAACTAAAACTTTTGCCaattataaattatgtaaaattcccagttaaattttgttaaaatttctgtttaatCTGCATTAAATCTTtgcaataaatcattttcaaacaaCACAAAAACATTGAATCAGTGtatgattttgaaaagtaaatattccCTGGACTtgacatttataaaaaatatggagtAATATTTCGGCTAGGAATAACTCTCTCATTATCAGGCACAGCACTGAAGATCTTGGATTCAATTTGCTCAGTGGTAGTGCATTCTAAGATACTGGCAACATTTCCACAACGATAACAATAATTTGGTGCTGACCACACTGTTACTAGTTTGTCATCAAACATATACTTATACCCTAAAAtagaattatttataaattttccaaaaaatgtaatttaaatttaaataccttCATGCACTAATTGATGTGCCCTGCAGATTAATGTGAGAGAGTTAATGTGGATAAAATCCTGTGTTACTTTGGCCCCAAAAAGGTACCCTGCACCTCTGGGACTTGTTGCCCTGCATAACAAAACTTGTGAATCAATTTTATAgataaagcaaatttaatttaccatGTATCTACATCATCTGGATCTGACCAAACCAAATCACAAAATGCACCTTTATGAGGAATCTCCTGATTTCTTTCTAATTTCCTAATTTGGTCTAAAGTTTTAATGTCAGGACTTAATCCACCATGCACACACAAAATCTTTTCATCTATTATCTTCACATAATCAAATAtaagtttaaatgaaattgtatAATATGAGGCACACTTACTGCAGCCACAGTCAGGAAATCGAAGACCCCACAACAATATTTCCAAGCATTTACATTTCCATACTTTGTCATACATTCATCATAAAAGCCATAAACCTGCGTTATTTGGCGACTTTCATGATTGCCTCGGAGTAAAGTTATCCTGTTGGGATACTTTGCTTTGAGAGTCAATAATCTGGTAAAAGACTCCAGACTGTAATAGCCTCTGTCCACAAAATCACCAAGAAATACATAGTTAGTGTCAGGCACTTGCCCTCCTTTTCGAAACAGCTCTTCAAGatcataaaacttaaaaatgatcCATTAACTATTGGCGTATTTTAAGGACAAGGAGAAAAAGGCTTACTTGTCCATGTATATCCCCACATACAGTTACAGGTGTTGACACTGGCTGTACGTTGGATTCTTCTAGTAAAATACCGCAAACAATatcacataacttttttaaatcgttttctGGCAAGTATTTACATTCTTTGGCGATTTCTATCCAATTGTCTAGCTCTGTGGACATTTTTTATGCTTTACTTTCAGGGCTGCCAATACCTTCTGGACGTCGGGGCACTTATAAGTTACGTTAAATGAATTGCCGTTTCGTTaaatagatatttatttattacttaataattactcataaaaacattgaaaaatataaatttaaatacgaGATTGCATTCCCAAGCAATAGAAAATTTCTGTCATTAGGATCTGTTGTCAAAGTTGTAAGTTGAATCAAATACTCGCAgacaattatatttttgtcccATATTCAAACGTGAGACAATGAGAGACGACCATCTTACGTTACGTCGTAACTTGATTAGAGTTTTGTCACTGTCAACGTccctctaatttttttaaactgattatgtttattattttatattcagataactgaattaatttgtatttatacaatttttcataGTTTATTACGTAAGAGAGTGATAAGATAAATACGTATTTATACGTACAATAATCTACGTAGTATGCTAGTTTAAGTAAATCACATATCTCTTCAAACCCCGTGTTAGGTCTTTCTAGCAATTTTTGTCTAGTGAAATGtctttaatatataataagtCGATAGCAGTTATTGATAAGTTTGTTCCTCAGAAGTTACAACCTTTATGGCAGCACCCAGCAGGTACATTTGCCCTTTCAAGGACCTTCACCTTCCTTTGACCTTGATTCACaagttttactttaatttgtatttacaGGTCCAAAAACAATATTCTTTTGGGCTCCAGCTTTTAAATGGGTAAGAAAAGTACTTTAATGCCTACAAGAACTACACCGTTGGCAGgattatgaatttaaattgtttgcaGGGTTTGGTCCTAGCTGGCATAGCAGATTTATCAAGGCCTGTAGAAAAAATTAGCCCCACACAGACAGTGGCCTTGGCAGCCACAGGAGTTATTTGGTCTAGATATTCCCTAGTGATTATTCCCAAAAATTACAGCTTGTTCAGTGTAAATGTCTTTGTGGCAATAACGCAACTTTATCAGCTATATAGAGCAGTGAAGTAAGTTAAGAGAGTATTTAATGTTGCTTAGAGTACTGTTTGTAACATTATTTTTCGGTCACATACTGTTTATTTTCCAGTCATCACATGAAGGAGAACAAGCAAGCAGCCACGGGCAATTGATTTTGCATCAAATTTCAGAACAGTAAtactataataatataatgtaaaaatttttaattattttaaatgggttCTGTGCAAGGACATATGGGGGTTGTAGGTTGCAGATCTGTGATTTGAGattatttaatgaatattgTGAAACTggataattataataattataaaaacatgtataggaaaaatagaaaatttatacaTCTAATGGGCATATAATTATCTTTcccttttatattttttaatctcacTATGTAGAAAAAACATGGATTTTTCGGTCCGAgtataattgttaaaaagttagaaTATCGTTTACGAATCAGATAGCTGATGATAATGACTTCCTTAACACTCTTTGATTTGGTTCTCCCCCTATTAGGCCATCCCTAGTTCTTCTAGCACCCGGCATCATTATCAATCTacttgaaaatgaaacaacaTAACCTCAAATAGTTGTCGGAAATTTTGCAAGGAAAATGGTCCTAATTTTATAATATCCAAAATCAATTTAGAGCTTATTTCTTCTATGTAGTTTAAATTCATAatatcattattttattatagagAATATAAAACAGTGCAGTTTATAAAGAGGTGCTTATAGGAAACTTATAATGGTTCTTTTGAAGTCTAATGTTAGTGATATTCCTGAGAATTCAATAATTCTCAGTGAAGCCGATGCCTTAAAgtatcaaataaatataattaacaaaTGGGATAAGTCTTCAGAAATGTGAGTATTGCTTTTTTGCTCTCAGGTAATATTAAATGGATCAAATCTTCAATGCCAATATCAAagctaaattaaaaaccaaagtgAATATTAGCCAATTCTTACAATTCCACTGTAATTTTTTGACCCCATTGTGCAGTTAATTTCTGTATCGGTTAGTCTAATAAAATATCCGCAGTTTT containing:
- the LOC136339496 gene encoding uncharacterized protein, translating into MSLIYNKSIAVIDKFVPQKLQPLWQHPAGPKTIFFWAPAFKWGLVLAGIADLSRPVEKISPTQTVALAATGVIWSRYSLVIIPKNYSLFSVNVFVAITQLYQLYRAVNHHMKENKQAATGN
- the PpV gene encoding serine/threonine-protein phosphatase 6 catalytic subunit — translated: MSTELDNWIEIAKECKYLPENDLKKLCDIVCGILLEESNVQPVSTPVTVCGDIHGQFYDLEELFRKGGQVPDTNYVFLGDFVDRGYYSLESFTRLLTLKAKYPNRITLLRGNHESRQITQVYGFYDECMTKYGNVNAWKYCCGVFDFLTVAAIIDEKILCVHGGLSPDIKTLDQIRKLERNQEIPHKGAFCDLVWSDPDDVDTWATSPRGAGYLFGAKVTQDFIHINSLTLICRAHQLVHEGYKYMFDDKLVTVWSAPNYCYRCGNVASILECTTTEQIESKIFSAVPDNERVIPSRNITPYFL